From a single Microbacterium terrisoli genomic region:
- a CDS encoding amino acid ABC transporter permease, translating into MSDNRNPDGPATAGPGGAGHGGDGHGPLETNTIPSTERAETIKAVRLHHPWRNVIAVVIIIALLLFIGDAATRETFQWDIVGKYLFDPKVVRAAVVTLELTVYAMIIGIILGLILAVMRQSPNPVLKWVSWAYLWVFRGTPVYVQLVFWGLITLIYKTVNLGIPFVHTWGTLEISWTPPLFLIAVVGLALNESAYMAEIVRAGLLSVDPGQEEASRALGMSWGKTMRRVIVPQAMRVIIPPTGNEVISMLKTTSLVVAVPYAADLFGTTSDISARIFAPIPMLIVASLWYLFFTSILMIGQYFVEKRFARGSDRSRPAVAGAAVVEGGSVAGVGIDVGGKG; encoded by the coding sequence ATGAGCGACAACCGAAATCCCGACGGGCCGGCGACAGCCGGCCCCGGCGGGGCCGGCCACGGTGGGGATGGGCACGGTCCACTCGAGACGAACACGATCCCCAGCACCGAGCGCGCCGAGACCATCAAGGCGGTGCGGCTGCATCATCCCTGGCGCAACGTGATCGCGGTGGTCATCATCATCGCGCTGCTGCTGTTCATCGGAGACGCGGCGACGCGCGAGACGTTCCAGTGGGACATCGTCGGCAAGTACCTGTTCGACCCGAAGGTCGTCAGAGCCGCAGTGGTCACGCTCGAGCTGACCGTCTACGCCATGATCATCGGCATCATCCTGGGCCTGATCCTCGCGGTCATGCGACAGTCCCCCAATCCGGTGCTCAAATGGGTGTCGTGGGCGTACCTGTGGGTGTTCCGCGGCACGCCTGTGTATGTGCAGCTGGTGTTCTGGGGTCTGATCACGCTGATCTACAAGACGGTCAACCTCGGCATCCCGTTCGTGCACACGTGGGGGACGCTCGAGATCTCGTGGACGCCGCCGCTGTTCCTGATCGCCGTCGTGGGACTTGCCCTCAACGAGTCGGCGTACATGGCCGAGATCGTGCGCGCCGGGCTGCTGTCGGTGGATCCCGGGCAAGAAGAGGCGTCGCGGGCGCTGGGCATGTCGTGGGGCAAGACGATGCGACGCGTCATCGTGCCGCAGGCCATGCGGGTGATCATTCCGCCGACGGGCAACGAGGTCATCTCGATGCTGAAGACCACGAGCCTCGTGGTCGCCGTCCCCTACGCCGCCGACCTGTTCGGCACGACCAGCGACATCTCGGCGCGCATCTTCGCGCCGATCCCGATGCTGATCGTGGCGTCGCTGTGGTATCTGTTCTTCACCTCGATTCTCATGATCGGCCAGTACTTCGTCGAGAAGCGGTTCGCCCGCGGCTCTGACCGGTCACGGCCGGCTGTGGCCGGCGCTGCGGTCGTGGAGGGCGGCAGCGTTGCCGGGGTGGGCATCGATGTGGGAGGAAAAGGATGA
- a CDS encoding ABC transporter substrate-binding protein — protein MLALPVAAVAAALLLAGCAGGGTTAGNDGGNASANPYGVTKDAALAKTLPEAIAKSGEFRIGVDPTYAPNEYKDDNGDIVGWDVDLGNAIAATLGLKTTWTQSKFDNIIPGITGGRYDLGISSFTDTVDREKQVDFVNYYNAGILWAAQKGKTVDPNNACGLKVAVEAGTTEELEEVPAKSKACTDAGKKAIQIMKYQGQDGATNALVLGQVDAMSADSPITEYAVKQQSAKIQVAGETFDVAPYGIAVDKGSPLTDVIKNTVQKLIDDGVYGKILTKWGVEADAITSADVNAASKQ, from the coding sequence ATGCTCGCTCTGCCGGTCGCGGCGGTCGCCGCCGCCCTGCTGCTCGCCGGCTGCGCCGGGGGCGGCACCACCGCAGGCAACGACGGCGGCAATGCCTCCGCCAACCCCTATGGCGTCACCAAGGACGCGGCACTGGCCAAGACCTTGCCCGAAGCGATCGCCAAGTCCGGCGAGTTCAGGATCGGCGTCGACCCGACGTACGCGCCGAACGAGTACAAGGACGACAACGGCGACATCGTCGGCTGGGACGTCGACCTGGGCAACGCCATCGCGGCGACACTGGGGCTGAAGACGACGTGGACGCAGTCCAAGTTCGACAACATCATCCCCGGCATCACGGGCGGGCGTTACGACCTGGGCATCTCGTCGTTCACCGACACCGTCGACCGTGAGAAGCAGGTCGACTTCGTCAACTACTACAACGCCGGCATCCTGTGGGCGGCGCAGAAGGGCAAGACCGTCGACCCGAACAACGCCTGCGGGCTGAAGGTCGCCGTCGAGGCCGGGACGACCGAAGAGCTGGAGGAGGTGCCTGCCAAGTCGAAGGCATGCACGGACGCCGGCAAGAAGGCCATCCAGATCATGAAGTACCAGGGCCAGGACGGTGCGACCAACGCCCTCGTACTGGGCCAGGTCGACGCGATGAGCGCCGACTCCCCCATCACCGAGTACGCGGTCAAGCAGCAGTCCGCCAAGATCCAGGTGGCCGGTGAGACGTTCGACGTGGCGCCGTACGGCATCGCCGTCGACAAGGGGTCCCCGCTGACCGACGTCATCAAGAACACCGTGCAGAAGCTCATCGACGACGGCGTGTACGGCAAGATCCTGACCAAGTGGGGTGTCGAGGCCGACGCGATCACGTCCGCCGACGTCAACGCGGCATCCAAGCAGTAA
- a CDS encoding ABC transporter ATP-binding protein yields the protein MENTDVTERTVRDAASTALPPAIAASGLTRSFGSVRAVDGVDLTVQAGEVVAFLGPNGAGKTTTIDMLLGLGTPDEGTISVFGTTPRGAISRGLVSAVLQTGGLLKDLSVRETAELTASLFADTRPVDEVLERAGIHDIADRMVGKCSGGEQQRLRFAMALLSDPGLLILDEPTTGMDVEGRRSFWSAIRADADRGRTVLFATHYLDEADEYADRIVLMSRGRIVADGSASQIKNLVAGRIVRATLPGADVVALAALPGVKDVQAQGERVTIGTSDSDALARHLLTATDARDVEISSQNLESVFLALTSEGAQS from the coding sequence ATGGAGAACACAGATGTGACAGAACGCACGGTGCGGGATGCGGCATCCACCGCCCTTCCGCCCGCCATCGCGGCCTCGGGTCTGACCCGCTCGTTCGGATCGGTGCGCGCCGTGGACGGCGTCGACCTGACAGTGCAGGCCGGGGAGGTCGTCGCCTTCCTCGGTCCGAACGGGGCGGGCAAGACCACCACGATCGACATGCTGCTGGGTCTGGGGACACCCGACGAGGGCACGATCAGCGTCTTCGGCACCACGCCGCGCGGCGCCATCTCGCGGGGTCTGGTCTCGGCGGTGCTGCAGACCGGTGGGCTGCTCAAGGACCTCTCGGTGCGCGAGACGGCCGAACTGACCGCGAGTCTGTTCGCCGACACCCGTCCCGTCGACGAGGTGCTCGAGCGGGCGGGCATCCACGACATCGCCGACCGTATGGTCGGCAAGTGCTCGGGCGGTGAGCAGCAGCGGCTGCGGTTCGCGATGGCGCTGCTGTCGGATCCGGGCCTGCTGATCCTCGACGAGCCGACGACGGGGATGGATGTCGAGGGGCGCCGGTCGTTCTGGTCGGCCATCCGCGCCGACGCCGACCGCGGGCGCACCGTGCTGTTCGCGACGCACTACCTCGACGAGGCCGACGAATACGCCGACCGCATCGTGCTGATGAGCCGGGGGCGGATCGTCGCCGACGGATCGGCATCCCAGATCAAGAACCTCGTGGCCGGGCGCATCGTGCGCGCGACCCTGCCCGGCGCCGACGTCGTCGCGCTCGCTGCCCTCCCCGGCGTCAAGGACGTCCAAGCGCAGGGCGAGCGGGTGACGATCGGCACGAGCGACTCGGACGCGCTGGCCCGGCATCTGCTGACGGCAACCGACGCGCGCGACGTGGAGATCTCGTCGCAGAACCTCGAGAGCGTATTCCTCGCGCTCACCTCAGAAGGAGCACAGTCATGA
- a CDS encoding ABC transporter permease: MTTAATSPTGRIAAGHITLERRVPPLGGFNMRFLTIELKRRLRNWRTMVFTVVFPVAMYFMVGYPLRNTALIEGHPVSAGGLSVGAYIMVSMAVYGAMMSATGSGAAVAVERSLGWSRQLRLTPLNPVAAVSTKVVAGMVFGLIAILGTYLAGALTGIQMSWSQWVVSALVAWLLGAALFTTLGLMMGYLVPGENAMQLTSLVIVFLAFIGGLFYPVSMMPQVLQDVAAWTPVYGIGILSHAPLTGEAFNLGALVNVLLWLAVFIIGTTLLFRRDTKRV; encoded by the coding sequence ATGACCACCGCCGCCACGTCTCCGACCGGTCGCATCGCCGCCGGCCACATCACGCTCGAGCGCCGCGTGCCGCCGCTGGGCGGGTTCAACATGCGCTTTCTCACCATCGAACTCAAGCGCCGGCTGCGCAACTGGCGCACGATGGTGTTCACCGTCGTCTTTCCGGTGGCGATGTACTTCATGGTCGGGTACCCGCTGCGCAACACCGCCCTGATCGAGGGTCATCCCGTCAGCGCCGGCGGACTGTCGGTGGGCGCCTACATCATGGTCTCGATGGCCGTGTACGGCGCCATGATGTCGGCGACGGGGTCGGGCGCGGCGGTGGCCGTCGAGCGCTCGCTCGGCTGGAGCCGCCAGCTGCGGCTCACACCGCTGAACCCGGTCGCCGCCGTGTCGACCAAGGTCGTGGCCGGGATGGTGTTCGGTCTCATCGCGATCCTCGGCACGTACCTGGCCGGCGCGCTGACCGGCATCCAGATGAGCTGGTCGCAGTGGGTGGTCTCGGCACTGGTCGCGTGGCTGCTGGGAGCGGCCCTGTTCACGACGCTCGGGCTGATGATGGGATACCTCGTGCCCGGTGAGAACGCCATGCAGCTGACGAGCCTGGTGATCGTCTTCCTCGCCTTCATCGGCGGACTCTTCTATCCGGTGAGCATGATGCCGCAGGTGCTGCAGGATGTCGCGGCCTGGACGCCGGTCTACGGCATCGGCATCCTCAGCCACGCTCCGCTGACCGGCGAGGCGTTCAACCTCGGCGCGCTCGTGAACGTGCTGCTGTGGCTGGCGGTGTTCATCATCGGCACCACGCTGCTGTTCCGCCGTGACACCAAGCGCGTGTGA